One Panicum virgatum strain AP13 chromosome 9K, P.virgatum_v5, whole genome shotgun sequence genomic region harbors:
- the LOC120651391 gene encoding F-box protein At5g03970-like, giving the protein MSAPHCSPPPADLPPDDVFREIFLRLPPDPSFLFSASLVCRRWRRLIRSPAFLHRFRAFHRTPPVLGFFQNLWTLPTGRRIRFVPTTGPATRISLPPGFPDWVLDCCHGRVLLYSYSDRELLVWDPMTGDKHYVGAPPDLVGEDVAAALVCAADHVDHTDCHSSPFQIIFLDCREDDQYWVCACVYSSETEVWGSCAAITIPSLVSSDSSALVGNSVYWKIIFAEEDSNHILEFELRSQRLGLIELPEGIRENYMSDIHIMPAEDGSIGFAGVSYSSIHFWSRRIDSEGVAGWALLRIIDMDKLTLSSMPAGDMFLWSSVVAFARDSDDLFLQAEGGIFMIKIRSMQLRKVREASGSAIYPYASFYTRGCDIVGIDDIDD; this is encoded by the coding sequence ATGTCCGCTCCccactgctcgccgccgccggcggatcTCCCGCCGGACGACGTCTTTCGGGAGATcttcctccgcctcccgccGGACCCTAGCTTCCTCTTCTCTGCCTCGCTCGTCTGCAGGCGCTGGCGCCGTCTCATTCGCAGCCCCGCTTTCCTCCACCGCTTTCGCGCATTCCATCGAACACCTCCCGTGCTTGGCTTCTTCCAGAACCTTTGGACGCTCCCCACAGGCAGGCGCATCCGCTTCGTCCCCACTACCGGCCCCGCCACGCGTATCTCCCTGCCGCCAGGCTTCCCGGACTGGGTCCTGGACTGCTGCCACGGTCGCGTCCTCCTCTACAGCTATTCGGACCGGGAGCTCCTTGTCTGGGACCCCATGACTGGCGACAAGCACTACGTGGGAGCGCCTCCGGACCTGGTCGGCGaggacgtcgccgccgctctAGTCTGCGCAGCCGACCACGTTGACCACACCGACTGCCACTCGAGTCCGTTCCAAATCATCTTCTTGGACTGCAGGGAGGACGATCAATACTGGGTATGTGCTTGCGTCTACTCCTCCGAAACTGAAGTCTGGGGCAGTTGTGCTGCAATTACAATCCCATCCCTTGTCAGCTCGGACTCGAGCGCCCTTGTGGGCAATTCGGTGTACTGGAAGATCATTTTTGCCGAGGAAGACAGCAATCACATTCTTGAGTTTGAACTGCGCAGCCAAAGATTGGGTTTGATTGAGCTGCCAGAAGGCATCAGGGAAAACTACATGTCAGATATTCACATTATGCCGGCAGAGGATGGCAGCATTGGGTTTGCTGGTGTGAGCTATTCTAGTATCCATTTCTGGTCAAGGAGGATTGACTCTGAAGGTGTGGCGGGGTGGGCATTGCTCAGGATAATTGATATGGATAAGCTCACTCTGTCTAGTATGCCAGCTGGAGATATGTTCTTGTGGTCATCTGTAGTTGCATTTGCTAGGGATAGCGATGACCTTTTCCTTCAGGCGGAAGGTGGCATCTTCATGATCAAAATCAGGTCAATGCAGCTCCGGAAAGTGCGTGAAGCAAGTGGTTCAGCCATTTATCCCTATGCAAGCTTCTACACTAGAG